The proteins below are encoded in one region of Aestuariivirga litoralis:
- a CDS encoding trimethylamine methyltransferase family protein — MTDEKTKRPGGREGRRAMRGAPMVQLPTLVREIPTYELLPAEAVELIHEESLKILEEVGCEFRDDQAPAMWKAAGADVQGTLVKIDRGLLMELISSAPPEFTLHARNAERTVKIGGKNTVFVPMYGAPYVRDLDGKRRYGSLDDLQNFHKLAQMAPQLHSASSIICEPMEIPVPKRHLHIIKSALTYTDKPFMGIVTSKERAEDVMKMAGIVHGDDFVKDNTVVVSITNCNSPLVWDQTMLDAMRVYASNNQPIIAAPFALCGASTSASSIGAVAQVNAEALAGVAFTQLVRKGAPVIYGQFMVTVDMKTGAPMGGTPEAAQMMFVMGQLARKYNLPWRTSGFHVGSKVNDAQAGYEANMLMHAAILSGANYIWHVAGWLEAGLVCGYSKFMTDCEQLSGWYKYAGGLKFDDFKEAMDAVREVGPAGHFLGTAHTLEHFEKAFFMPTIMDFNSYEQWNAEGAKTHDERGRDKARAALAAYQKPPMDEGMAQALDEFVKRRERELPDNVS; from the coding sequence ATGACTGACGAAAAGACCAAGAGGCCGGGGGGCCGTGAAGGCCGGCGTGCCATGCGTGGTGCCCCCATGGTGCAACTTCCCACTTTGGTGCGCGAAATCCCTACCTATGAGCTGCTGCCTGCCGAGGCCGTCGAGCTGATCCATGAGGAATCGCTCAAAATCCTCGAAGAGGTGGGCTGCGAATTCCGCGACGACCAGGCCCCCGCCATGTGGAAGGCCGCTGGTGCCGATGTTCAGGGCACGCTGGTGAAGATTGACCGTGGCCTGCTGATGGAGCTGATTTCATCTGCACCGCCTGAATTCACTTTGCATGCGCGCAATGCCGAACGCACCGTCAAGATCGGCGGCAAGAATACCGTTTTCGTGCCGATGTATGGTGCGCCTTATGTGCGTGACCTTGATGGCAAGCGGCGTTACGGGTCGCTGGACGACCTGCAGAACTTTCACAAGCTGGCGCAGATGGCGCCGCAGCTGCATTCGGCCAGCTCGATCATTTGCGAGCCGATGGAAATCCCGGTGCCCAAGCGCCATCTGCATATCATTAAGTCGGCGCTCACTTACACCGACAAACCGTTCATGGGCATCGTCACCTCGAAAGAGCGCGCCGAAGACGTGATGAAAATGGCGGGCATCGTCCATGGCGACGACTTCGTGAAGGACAACACCGTCGTCGTCTCGATCACCAATTGCAATTCGCCGCTGGTCTGGGACCAGACGATGCTGGATGCCATGCGCGTCTATGCCAGCAACAACCAGCCAATCATCGCCGCTCCCTTCGCTTTGTGCGGGGCTTCCACTTCGGCCTCATCCATTGGTGCTGTGGCACAGGTCAATGCCGAAGCATTGGCGGGCGTGGCCTTCACCCAATTGGTGCGCAAGGGTGCCCCGGTGATTTACGGCCAGTTCATGGTCACGGTGGATATGAAAACCGGTGCCCCGATGGGCGGCACGCCGGAAGCAGCCCAGATGATGTTCGTGATGGGACAGCTCGCCCGCAAATACAATCTGCCCTGGCGCACGTCGGGCTTCCATGTCGGATCGAAAGTGAATGACGCACAAGCGGGCTACGAAGCCAATATGCTGATGCATGCTGCCATTCTTTCGGGTGCCAATTACATCTGGCATGTGGCGGGCTGGCTCGAAGCGGGGCTGGTTTGCGGCTATTCCAAATTCATGACCGACTGTGAGCAGTTGTCCGGCTGGTACAAATATGCCGGCGGATTGAAATTTGATGACTTCAAGGAGGCCATGGACGCGGTGCGCGAAGTAGGCCCCGCTGGTCACTTCCTCGGCACGGCCCACACGCTGGAGCATTTTGAAAAAGCTTTCTTCATGCCCACCATCATGGATTTCAACTCCTATGAGCAGTGGAACGCCGAAGGTGCCAAAACCCATGACGAGCGTGGCCGCGACAAGGCCCGCGCCGCCTTGGCCGCCTACCAGAAGCCGCCGATGGATGAAGGCATGGCACAGGCGCTGGATGAATTCGTCAAGCGCCGCGAGCGCGAACTTCCCGACAACGTGAGCTGA
- a CDS encoding amino acid permease: protein MANTNMTEDEKVLHQMGYAQELTRRMGAFQNFAISFAIICIVAGGITSFPVALSSGGGGAIGITWVVGSAFALVVAAAMGQIASSYPTAGGIYHWSSIFGSKGYGWAAAWFNLLGLIFVVSSVNMGVFLLFRDLFLAQVVGMDTTAWVSTGELSQGWWIQSAFIAGITIAQAIINHYFLRLTTILTDWSGYIIMTTALVLTAAMLIWAPSHDFSRLFKFGNFTGPAGGDVWPAATMGMYVFALSFLHVVYTITGFDASAHTSEETRDAQKEVPKGMIRSVWYSFLFGYIMVCSFVLALPDGKDASGNMVDGVTAGAAQGWNAFNWLIAQVPMPSFLRSLIIIGIVVSNFLCALAGLTSTSRMMYAFARDGGLPGSKTLSKVNPKLSTPGAAIWAGGVLSVLATLYGGAFLILSTGCAVFLYLSYLMPIAAAMRAEIAGNWKNKGPFNLKGASLLVGALAVVGCAVLIFAGVQPPQEKVFYLIIGMIVVMLVVWFAGLRNSFQGPPVGDEIKRRQAAIAAAEKAMGK, encoded by the coding sequence ATGGCCAATACAAATATGACCGAGGACGAAAAAGTCCTTCATCAAATGGGCTATGCCCAGGAATTGACGCGCCGCATGGGCGCGTTCCAGAACTTCGCTATTTCCTTCGCCATCATCTGCATCGTCGCAGGCGGCATCACATCGTTCCCGGTGGCCTTGAGCTCCGGCGGCGGTGGCGCCATTGGCATCACCTGGGTCGTCGGCTCTGCCTTCGCCCTCGTCGTGGCTGCGGCCATGGGCCAGATCGCTTCATCCTACCCGACCGCCGGCGGCATCTATCACTGGTCGTCGATTTTCGGCAGCAAGGGTTATGGCTGGGCTGCGGCCTGGTTCAACCTGCTGGGCCTGATCTTCGTGGTCTCGTCAGTCAATATGGGCGTGTTCCTCCTGTTCCGTGATCTGTTCCTGGCGCAAGTCGTCGGCATGGACACGACGGCATGGGTGTCAACCGGTGAACTCAGCCAGGGCTGGTGGATCCAGTCGGCCTTCATCGCCGGCATCACCATCGCTCAAGCCATCATCAATCATTACTTCCTGCGTTTGACGACGATCCTGACTGACTGGTCGGGCTATATCATCATGACCACGGCTCTCGTTCTGACCGCCGCCATGCTGATCTGGGCTCCGAGCCATGATTTCAGCCGCCTGTTCAAATTCGGCAACTTCACCGGCCCTGCTGGTGGCGATGTCTGGCCGGCAGCGACCATGGGCATGTATGTGTTCGCGTTGAGCTTCCTGCATGTGGTATACACGATCACCGGCTTTGACGCTTCGGCTCACACCTCGGAAGAAACCCGTGACGCGCAGAAGGAAGTGCCCAAGGGCATGATCCGCTCGGTGTGGTACTCGTTCCTGTTCGGCTACATCATGGTCTGCTCCTTCGTTCTGGCTTTGCCGGACGGCAAGGACGCATCCGGCAACATGGTTGACGGTGTGACCGCTGGTGCAGCCCAGGGCTGGAACGCCTTCAACTGGCTGATCGCACAAGTGCCGATGCCTTCGTTCCTGCGTTCGCTGATCATCATTGGCATCGTGGTTTCGAACTTCCTCTGCGCCCTTGCCGGCCTCACCTCCACCTCGCGCATGATGTATGCCTTCGCGCGTGATGGCGGCCTGCCGGGTTCCAAGACGCTCAGCAAGGTCAACCCCAAGCTCAGCACCCCCGGTGCTGCGATCTGGGCTGGTGGTGTGCTTTCAGTGCTGGCAACGCTTTACGGCGGCGCCTTCCTGATCCTGTCCACCGGTTGCGCCGTGTTCCTTTATCTCTCCTACCTGATGCCGATTGCGGCCGCGATGCGCGCCGAAATCGCCGGCAACTGGAAGAACAAGGGACCGTTCAACCTCAAGGGTGCTTCGCTCCTCGTCGGTGCGCTGGCCGTTGTGGGTTGTGCCGTGCTGATCTTCGCTGGCGTGCAACCGCCGCAGGAAAAGGTGTTCTACCTGATCATCGGCATGATCGTGGTCATGCTGGTCGTGTGGTTCGCTGGTCTGCGCAACTCGTTCCAGGGCCCTCCGGTCGGCGACGAAATCAAGCGCCGCCAGGCTGCGATTGCCGCTGCCGAAAAGGCAATGGGCAAGTAA
- a CDS encoding pyrimidine 5'-nucleotidase, with product MSKLAHIDTWIFDLDNTLYPPSCKLFDQIAERMNEYIIANMGLSREAAIKLRHVYFKKYGTTLRGLMLEHGWEPTPYLEYVHEIDYDAVKFHPGLKAAIENLPGRKLVFTAGTRAHARNVLKNLDCSDTFEDIFDIHDAGFIPKPSAEPYELFLTRHGITPERSIFFEDIVENLIVPRAMGMKTVLVGRQDEALLPAHVDYVTADLAEFLNGALK from the coding sequence ATGAGCAAGCTGGCTCACATCGATACGTGGATCTTTGATCTCGACAACACGCTCTATCCGCCATCCTGCAAATTGTTCGACCAGATCGCAGAGCGGATGAATGAATATATCATCGCCAATATGGGGCTTTCGCGCGAAGCGGCGATCAAGCTGCGCCATGTCTATTTCAAGAAATACGGCACCACTTTGCGCGGCCTGATGCTGGAACATGGCTGGGAGCCGACGCCCTATCTCGAATATGTGCATGAGATTGATTATGACGCGGTGAAGTTTCATCCCGGCCTCAAGGCTGCGATTGAAAACCTGCCGGGCCGCAAGCTGGTGTTCACTGCGGGCACGCGCGCCCATGCGCGCAATGTGCTGAAGAATCTCGACTGCTCTGATACCTTCGAGGATATTTTCGACATTCATGATGCGGGCTTTATTCCGAAGCCGAGCGCCGAGCCTTATGAGCTGTTCCTCACCCGCCACGGCATTACGCCGGAGCGATCGATCTTCTTTGAAGACATCGTGGAGAACCTCATCGTGCCGCGCGCCATGGGGATGAAAACCGTTCTGGTGGGCCGCCAAGATGAGGCTTTACTGCCCGCCCATGTTGACTATGTTACCGCCGATCTTGCAGAATTTCTCAACGGAGCCCTGAAATGA
- a CDS encoding lipopolysaccharide biosynthesis protein → MRLPAKIFTSSALIFLSRIVGAAVMFGAQALIAKWLGAESLGQYLQAIAAANLCGGLFPLGYQTIAAYFAAEYSSLGKGHTLRAFMKQTYMQTIGMSVMVLLVGLFVLERFFPDNAAITFNWPQINLYATGIALAGISGNVLIAMKRPFLGMGVDTILRPLLIAASLGMIFIPVTHNFHIADMLWFAGISFLFAAFVYVLIARAAILKLPSTDALPEGERSRWWRYALPWTLIGLATDFFFDLDLLLLSNSLSYSDIAVFGVMTRLFSLASFGVSSVYLVSLPDVFAERAKNNNQSFNSSLVKANLAAMGIAVLMVAGIAVFGPFALSFFGPEFDKGTMPLVILSLALAMRCVFGPAALMLSLHDRPSAALPSVALGLVCLVVGNHLLVPTWGLHGAAWSALIAMAVWSGTMWYRTLRVTGTDISIFLPVWSLMKVRRAAGASGP, encoded by the coding sequence ATGAGGCTTCCGGCCAAAATCTTCACGTCATCTGCGCTGATTTTCCTCAGCCGGATCGTGGGTGCGGCCGTCATGTTTGGCGCGCAGGCGCTGATTGCCAAATGGCTGGGCGCCGAAAGCCTCGGCCAATATCTCCAAGCGATTGCCGCCGCCAATCTGTGCGGCGGGCTGTTCCCGCTGGGCTATCAAACCATTGCAGCGTATTTCGCCGCTGAATATTCGAGCCTGGGCAAGGGCCATACGCTGCGCGCCTTCATGAAGCAGACTTATATGCAGACCATCGGCATGTCCGTGATGGTGCTGCTGGTGGGCCTGTTTGTGCTCGAGCGGTTCTTCCCGGACAACGCGGCGATCACCTTCAACTGGCCACAGATCAATCTCTACGCTACCGGCATTGCGCTGGCCGGAATCAGCGGCAATGTGCTGATCGCGATGAAGCGCCCGTTTCTCGGTATGGGTGTTGATACGATCCTGCGGCCACTGCTGATCGCCGCCAGCCTCGGCATGATTTTCATTCCGGTGACCCACAATTTCCACATCGCCGACATGCTGTGGTTTGCAGGGATCAGCTTTCTCTTCGCCGCTTTCGTCTATGTGCTCATCGCGCGCGCCGCCATTCTTAAGTTGCCATCAACTGATGCCTTGCCAGAGGGTGAGCGCAGCCGCTGGTGGCGCTATGCCCTGCCTTGGACTTTGATCGGGCTGGCCACAGATTTCTTCTTCGATCTGGACCTGCTGCTTCTTTCCAATTCGCTGTCCTATTCCGACATTGCGGTGTTCGGCGTGATGACACGGCTGTTTTCGCTGGCGAGTTTCGGTGTTTCATCGGTCTATCTGGTCAGCCTTCCGGATGTGTTTGCCGAGCGGGCCAAGAACAACAACCAGAGCTTCAATTCGAGCCTCGTCAAAGCCAATCTGGCGGCCATGGGCATTGCGGTTCTGATGGTGGCAGGCATTGCAGTGTTCGGGCCGTTTGCACTGAGCTTCTTTGGCCCGGAGTTCGACAAGGGCACGATGCCGCTGGTGATCCTCAGCCTCGCACTCGCCATGCGTTGCGTATTTGGCCCGGCAGCGCTGATGCTGTCACTGCATGACAGGCCGTCGGCGGCCCTGCCCTCAGTGGCACTGGGTCTTGTGTGTCTCGTCGTCGGCAATCATTTGCTGGTTCCGACCTGGGGGCTTCATGGCGCGGCGTGGAGCGCGTTGATCGCGATGGCCGTTTGGTCGGGCACCATGTGGTACCGCACACTCAGAGTGACGGGCACCGATATTTCGATCTTTCTGCCGGTCTGGTCGCTTATGAAAGTGCGGCGCGCAGCCGGAGCTTCAGGTCCCTGA
- a CDS encoding 3-keto-5-aminohexanoate cleavage protein, with product MIIQACINGARPQEFHAHLPLTAEAMLRDVQACLAAGASEIHLHPRSAPDRESLAAVSATTALLRKACPGTLFGVSTGAWIENDVAATRALIAAWTDVPDYASVNLSEPDAFAVMDLLLEKGVGIEAGLASAADAKLLLAYPQAHKILRFLIEIGEQNLEEAIQVCRATEAVLDAGPLRKSILLHGFDATVWPFVDEACARGFSTRVGLEDGKLLPDGTEATHNAALVAEAVAIYRHKDRKQVELG from the coding sequence ATGATCATCCAAGCTTGTATCAATGGCGCCCGGCCACAAGAGTTTCACGCACATCTTCCACTCACCGCAGAGGCCATGCTGCGCGATGTGCAGGCCTGCCTTGCAGCAGGTGCCAGCGAGATTCATCTTCACCCGCGCAGCGCGCCCGACCGCGAAAGTCTCGCAGCGGTGAGCGCCACCACCGCCTTGTTGCGCAAAGCCTGCCCCGGCACGCTGTTCGGCGTTTCCACCGGTGCCTGGATCGAGAACGACGTGGCCGCCACGCGCGCCTTGATCGCGGCGTGGACTGATGTGCCGGACTATGCCTCCGTCAACCTGTCGGAACCTGATGCCTTCGCGGTGATGGATCTGCTGCTGGAAAAAGGCGTGGGCATCGAAGCGGGTCTGGCCAGCGCAGCTGATGCGAAGCTTCTGCTCGCCTATCCACAAGCCCACAAGATTTTACGTTTCCTGATCGAGATCGGCGAACAGAATTTGGAAGAAGCTATTCAAGTCTGCCGCGCCACTGAAGCAGTCCTTGACGCCGGGCCCTTACGCAAATCGATCCTGCTGCATGGATTTGATGCCACCGTCTGGCCCTTCGTCGATGAAGCCTGCGCGCGCGGTTTCTCGACCCGTGTGGGCTTGGAGGATGGCAAGTTGCTGCCGGATGGCACCGAGGCCACCCACAATGCCGCGCTGGTTGCTGAAGCAGTTGCGATCTATCGCCACAAGGACCGCAAGCAGGTCGAATTAGGCTAG
- a CDS encoding GNAT family N-acetyltransferase encodes MVAIRAEISSDIPAREALLNKGFGGAAKRLRKTSEKLRRERLPAEGLAFTAVTARGRVVGTVRLWNIIAGSAGPALLLGPLAVDDSFRGKGLGSALMVHALKAARDLGHASVILVGDEAYYQRFGFSAEHTKGLHLPGPVERERFLGLELEEEALDDAEGLIAASGRMVEGERKAA; translated from the coding sequence ATGGTCGCCATTCGTGCTGAAATTTCATCTGACATTCCCGCCCGCGAGGCCCTTCTGAACAAGGGTTTCGGTGGTGCTGCCAAGCGCCTGCGCAAGACGTCTGAAAAGCTGCGCCGCGAGCGCCTGCCGGCTGAAGGCCTGGCCTTCACCGCTGTCACCGCGCGCGGCCGCGTGGTGGGCACTGTGCGCCTGTGGAACATCATTGCCGGTTCAGCTGGGCCTGCCCTTCTGCTTGGCCCGCTCGCCGTCGATGACAGCTTCCGAGGGAAGGGCCTGGGATCGGCTTTGATGGTGCATGCCTTGAAAGCTGCGCGCGATCTGGGCCATGCCTCGGTGATTCTGGTGGGTGATGAAGCCTATTACCAGCGCTTCGGCTTTTCGGCCGAGCACACCAAAGGCCTGCATCTGCCCGGCCCGGTGGAACGCGAGCGTTTCCTGGGGCTGGAGTTGGAAGAAGAGGCTCTGGACGATGCCGAAGGCCTGATTGCGGCTTCGGGCCGGATGGTCGAAGGCGAGCGCAAAGCTGCCTAA
- a CDS encoding type III PLP-dependent enzyme yields MAATQRIKDFLRSEKPEGPCLIVDLKVIEDNFRAFDSAMPGTRIFYAVKANPAPEILKLLNSMGSCFDTASVEEIKMALAAGATPDRVSFGNTIKKQRDIATAHMLGISLFAVDSVEEVEKVAAAAPGAKVFCRILTDGAGAEWPLSRKFGCDPAMASDVLLAAHKLGLTAYGVSFHVGSQQTRLGAWDTALGEAKAIFDTMLQHGITLQMVNLGGGFPTKYLKSVPGTRSYADAIHEGLAKHFGNAIPETIIEPGRGMVGNAGVIKSEVVLISKKHANDNVRWVYLDIGKFGGLAETMDEAIRYPIVTDKDDAEKGLCVIAGPTCDSADVLYEKVPYPLPLTLSVGDEVLIEATGAYTTTYSAVAFNGFPPLKAYVI; encoded by the coding sequence ATGGCCGCTACCCAACGCATCAAAGATTTCCTCCGAAGCGAAAAGCCGGAAGGCCCGTGCCTGATCGTTGACTTGAAAGTCATCGAAGACAATTTCCGCGCCTTTGACAGCGCGATGCCCGGCACGCGTATTTTCTACGCCGTGAAGGCAAACCCTGCTCCCGAAATCCTCAAGCTGCTGAACAGCATGGGCTCGTGCTTTGACACCGCCTCGGTTGAAGAGATCAAGATGGCCCTGGCCGCTGGCGCCACGCCGGACCGCGTCTCCTTCGGCAACACCATCAAGAAGCAGCGCGACATTGCCACCGCACACATGCTGGGCATTTCGCTGTTCGCCGTCGACTCGGTTGAAGAAGTCGAAAAGGTGGCCGCTGCCGCTCCAGGTGCAAAAGTGTTCTGCCGCATCCTCACCGACGGTGCTGGTGCTGAATGGCCGCTGTCGCGCAAGTTCGGCTGCGATCCGGCGATGGCATCAGACGTGCTGCTGGCTGCCCACAAGCTGGGTCTCACTGCATACGGCGTGTCGTTCCATGTCGGCTCGCAGCAGACCCGTTTGGGCGCCTGGGATACCGCTCTTGGTGAAGCCAAGGCGATCTTCGACACCATGCTTCAGCATGGCATCACGCTTCAGATGGTCAATCTGGGCGGCGGCTTCCCGACCAAATATCTCAAGTCGGTTCCCGGCACGCGCTCTTACGCCGATGCGATCCATGAAGGGCTTGCCAAGCATTTCGGCAATGCCATTCCGGAAACCATCATCGAGCCGGGCCGCGGCATGGTCGGCAATGCCGGCGTGATCAAGTCGGAAGTGGTGCTGATCTCGAAGAAGCACGCCAATGACAATGTGCGCTGGGTCTATCTCGACATCGGCAAGTTTGGCGGCCTGGCTGAAACCATGGACGAAGCGATCCGCTATCCGATCGTGACCGACAAGGACGATGCTGAAAAGGGCCTGTGCGTCATTGCCGGACCGACCTGCGATTCGGCTGACGTGCTGTATGAGAAGGTGCCTTATCCGCTGCCGCTTACTTTGAGCGTGGGCGATGAGGTGCTGATCGAAGCCACCGGCGCCTACACCACCACCTATTCGGCGGTGGCGTTCAACGGCTTCCCGCCGCTCAAGGCCTACGTCATCTAA
- a CDS encoding MarC family protein gives MQDYISSALATLLVIADPIFLSALFLGLTHNLNREQRAEVALRGTVIAFFILLGAGLGGAKLLSILGISLSAFRIAGGLLLLSSAAEMVFDRRGQRQQDIATKAISIDHVRNISAFPLAIPLLAGPGAITAMILLAGRAEGDITKLGALYALAGLVMFACYLSFRAAERISMLLGVTGRAVISRLLGIILAALAVQFVIDGVTLLIQA, from the coding sequence ATGCAGGACTATATCTCATCCGCCCTTGCCACCTTGCTGGTGATCGCTGATCCGATTTTCCTGTCAGCCCTCTTTCTCGGCCTCACTCATAATCTCAACCGCGAGCAACGTGCCGAAGTGGCTCTGCGCGGTACGGTGATTGCTTTCTTCATTCTGTTGGGTGCCGGGCTGGGCGGTGCCAAGCTTCTCTCTATACTCGGCATCTCGCTCTCGGCATTCCGCATTGCGGGTGGGCTGTTGCTTTTGTCGTCTGCCGCTGAAATGGTGTTTGACCGCCGCGGCCAGCGCCAGCAAGACATTGCCACCAAGGCGATCAGCATCGACCATGTGCGCAACATCTCCGCCTTCCCGCTGGCCATTCCGCTGCTGGCCGGCCCCGGTGCCATCACCGCCATGATCCTGCTGGCCGGCCGTGCCGAGGGTGACATCACCAAGCTCGGGGCACTTTACGCACTGGCAGGGCTGGTGATGTTCGCCTGCTATCTTTCTTTTCGCGCAGCAGAACGCATCTCCATGCTCTTGGGTGTGACAGGCCGCGCCGTGATCAGCCGCCTGCTCGGCATCATCCTCGCTGCTCTTGCGGTGCAATTCGTGATCGATGGCGTCACGCTGCTGATCCAGGCTTAA
- a CDS encoding GNAT family N-acetyltransferase yields MSDKQPEKPLRKAKLSDVSFVLASVALAADETFGDNPDFAAAEKRRYTPAYLRSLIAANPAYVMISENADGIRTGFMIAVPDQGVLISCWSYLLPEHRKGTHAVRAKRSFLNFWNNGRFHKVAAFTRPQNVTARTLMEHCGYSEKTLLEKHMFGEDFYLFECPLNKIIAGYDPMPSTGRIRDLKLRLRAALS; encoded by the coding sequence ATGTCAGACAAGCAGCCTGAAAAGCCTCTGCGGAAAGCCAAGCTCTCGGATGTCAGCTTCGTCCTCGCGTCCGTGGCGCTCGCTGCTGACGAGACCTTTGGCGATAACCCGGATTTCGCTGCCGCCGAAAAGCGCCGCTATACGCCTGCTTATTTGCGCAGCCTGATTGCCGCCAATCCAGCCTATGTGATGATCTCCGAAAACGCCGATGGTATCCGCACCGGTTTCATGATCGCGGTGCCGGATCAAGGTGTTTTGATTTCCTGCTGGTCATATCTTTTGCCGGAGCACCGCAAGGGCACTCATGCCGTGCGCGCCAAGCGCTCCTTCCTGAATTTCTGGAACAATGGCCGCTTCCACAAGGTCGCGGCCTTTACCCGGCCACAGAATGTGACCGCCCGGACACTGATGGAACATTGCGGCTACAGTGAAAAGACGCTGCTCGAAAAGCACATGTTCGGGGAAGATTTCTATCTTTTCGAATGCCCGCTGAACAAAATCATTGCGGGCTATGATCCGATGCCCAGCACCGGCCGCATCAGGGACCTGAAGCTCCGGCTGCGCGCCGCACTTTCATAA
- the argB gene encoding acetylglutamate kinase, which yields MSDFDTSETARILSEALPFLQLYDDQVIVVKFGGHAMVDEKLALQFARDMVMLKVCGLNPVVVHGGGPQINRMLDKLAVKPEFREGLRVTDDATMEIVEMVLSGSINKSIVASIQQAGGRAVGISGKDGNLLIAERYTKEKKDPATGAITRVDFGQVGEPSRVNTEIIHTIMKSDAIPVIAPVGIGWDGGTYNVNADTAAGAIASALSAKRLLMLTDVAGVLDKQKQLIRELRLADVQGLIDDGTITAGMIPKIESAADVVKSGVEGVIILDGRVPHSVLLELLTPHGVGTRVSRDGA from the coding sequence ATGTCTGACTTTGATACGTCCGAAACCGCCCGCATCCTGTCTGAAGCTCTGCCTTTTTTGCAGCTTTATGATGACCAGGTGATTGTGGTGAAGTTCGGCGGGCATGCGATGGTGGACGAGAAACTCGCCCTGCAATTTGCTCGCGATATGGTGATGCTGAAAGTCTGCGGGCTGAACCCTGTGGTGGTGCATGGCGGCGGGCCGCAGATCAACCGCATGCTGGACAAGCTGGCAGTGAAGCCGGAATTCCGCGAGGGCCTGCGCGTCACTGACGATGCCACGATGGAAATCGTGGAAATGGTGCTCTCCGGCTCGATCAACAAATCAATCGTCGCGTCGATCCAGCAGGCTGGCGGCCGCGCTGTCGGCATTTCCGGCAAGGACGGCAATCTGCTGATCGCCGAACGCTATACCAAGGAAAAGAAAGATCCGGCCACCGGCGCCATCACGCGCGTTGATTTCGGCCAGGTAGGCGAGCCGTCGCGCGTCAATACCGAGATCATCCACACGATCATGAAGAGCGATGCGATCCCGGTGATCGCTCCCGTGGGCATTGGCTGGGATGGCGGCACCTACAATGTGAATGCCGATACGGCGGCGGGGGCGATTGCGTCTGCACTGAGCGCCAAGCGTCTCTTGATGCTCACCGATGTGGCCGGCGTTCTCGACAAGCAGAAGCAGCTGATCCGAGAATTGCGACTTGCTGATGTGCAAGGCCTGATTGATGACGGCACGATCACCGCCGGCATGATCCCCAAGATCGAAAGTGCCGCTGACGTGGTGAAATCCGGCGTCGAAGGTGTGATTATCCTCGATGGCCGCGTGCCGCATTCGGTGCTGCTGGAATTGCTCACGCCGCATGGTGTCGGCACCCGCGTTTCTCGCGATGGCGCATGA
- a CDS encoding DUF817 domain-containing protein, whose amino-acid sequence MTRLTSVEELIDAAARRLLLQLPDSGLSGKLVEFLVFGLKQAWACLFGGLFLGLVLITGFVWPEHAAITRYDFLFGAALLIQILMLVLKLEQPAEALVILAFHIVGTVMEVFKTAHGSWAYPEASLFHIGGVPMFSGFMYAAVGSYIARATRIFDFYYTGYPRFWGCAALAVAVYINFFSHHYIWDFRYVLFAASALLFWRCHVHYRVFRFRHQMPMILGFILVALFIWIAENLATWSKVWLYPQQRHVWSMVSVEKFGSWYLLMIISFVLVNLIHKPRTLPAAYK is encoded by the coding sequence ATGACTCGCCTGACCTCCGTTGAAGAACTGATCGATGCCGCCGCGCGCCGCTTGCTGTTGCAACTGCCGGACAGCGGGCTTTCCGGCAAGCTGGTCGAGTTCCTCGTCTTTGGTTTGAAGCAAGCTTGGGCCTGCCTCTTTGGTGGATTGTTTCTCGGCCTCGTGCTGATCACTGGTTTCGTCTGGCCGGAACATGCGGCCATCACGCGCTACGATTTCCTGTTCGGCGCGGCGCTGCTGATTCAAATCCTGATGCTCGTCTTGAAGCTGGAACAGCCTGCCGAGGCGTTGGTTATCTTGGCCTTCCACATTGTGGGCACAGTGATGGAGGTTTTCAAAACTGCCCACGGCTCCTGGGCCTATCCGGAAGCCAGCCTCTTCCACATTGGCGGTGTGCCGATGTTCTCCGGCTTTATGTATGCCGCTGTGGGTTCATACATCGCCCGCGCCACGCGGATTTTTGATTTCTACTATACCGGCTATCCGCGCTTCTGGGGCTGCGCTGCGCTGGCAGTTGCCGTCTACATCAACTTCTTCAGCCATCACTACATCTGGGATTTCCGCTACGTCCTCTTCGCAGCGTCGGCTTTGCTGTTCTGGCGCTGCCACGTGCATTACCGCGTCTTCCGCTTCCGCCACCAAATGCCGATGATTTTGGGTTTCATCCTTGTCGCGTTGTTCATCTGGATCGCAGAGAACCTCGCCACCTGGTCGAAGGTTTGGCTCTATCCGCAGCAGCGGCACGTGTGGAGCATGGTTTCGGTGGAGAAATTCGGCTCCTGGTATCTGCTGATGATCATTTCCTTCGTGCTGGTGAACCTGATCCACAAGCCCAGGACACTCCCCGCAGCATACAAATAA